From the genome of Bacteroides sp. MSB163, one region includes:
- a CDS encoding RagB/SusD family nutrient uptake outer membrane protein has protein sequence MNKYIKMAFASACCVLFAQCSDFLETSSPSNTDDEFVTSSPAETLKTLSRAYALYRESCNGAYDWNDHYRSDIEYFPENNTSNNINAKLVPEQIPCDHMKGSFNALYNVISYAGKTADLIAAKTAYQDDIAAGRTSDWTHLKGEAEALRALCYFDLIKHCGDVPYGYENNYVDDYGLTSRFDIYDALIEKLKAAEPYMYKVGEGGLNGERITRTFVDGLIGKMALYAGGYQTIRTDMPELYGSVQFETLSTDAKRKCAYARRSDYKNYYTIAEDYLQKALSTNAGTTKLVTTDERSYANNPFQRHFQYGMDLQMSPEAIFEIGCVQNQATSRMYCYDFGRGSNGGNNTAPNKVFAGIRMVPSFYYGGYDNADKRRDVSAVVTGLDGKGNELAFTFKAGAKVDGGICLNKWDICRQNPYFVGPQMGAGFNIPIMRVADVILMLAEVKAGLDADAEAIGLVNQIRERAFGDDLHNISGLSGEALKEAILMERKFELFGEGHTSYDLVRSGKFSQKAMEVRNEMSTLAENLKTKGYHEFENGNILPAYIWTKQVAGAKLTYDCTDENDPVLFPGWRGVLDFAQLGLSVNGTNHNTAIKGLFEYIAPDSETAAELEAEGYVKTEWGSTLAANIDIYLSNILPGITSEESVPCYYWPIPYETISQSKGKVTNGYGLPQQ, from the coding sequence ACTTCCAGTCCCGCAGAAACTCTGAAGACTTTGTCAAGAGCTTATGCACTTTATCGTGAATCGTGTAATGGGGCATACGATTGGAACGACCATTACCGTTCGGATATCGAATATTTCCCCGAGAATAATACTTCCAATAATATCAATGCAAAGCTGGTTCCCGAACAGATTCCTTGTGATCACATGAAAGGTAGCTTCAATGCTCTGTACAATGTGATTTCCTATGCCGGAAAGACCGCTGACCTGATTGCTGCCAAAACAGCTTATCAGGATGATATCGCAGCAGGCAGGACTTCTGACTGGACACATCTGAAAGGTGAAGCTGAAGCATTACGTGCATTATGTTACTTTGACTTGATTAAACATTGTGGTGATGTACCGTATGGCTATGAGAATAATTATGTAGATGATTACGGGCTGACTTCACGTTTTGATATTTATGATGCATTGATTGAAAAATTGAAAGCAGCGGAACCGTATATGTATAAAGTAGGTGAAGGCGGTTTGAACGGTGAGCGTATTACGCGGACATTTGTAGATGGATTGATTGGCAAAATGGCTCTTTATGCCGGAGGCTATCAAACAATCCGTACTGATATGCCGGAACTTTATGGGAGTGTACAGTTTGAAACTCTCAGCACGGATGCTAAACGTAAATGCGCTTATGCCCGTCGTTCCGATTACAAGAACTATTACACTATAGCTGAAGACTATTTGCAGAAAGCTCTTTCAACCAATGCAGGAACCACCAAACTGGTTACTACGGATGAGCGTAGCTATGCAAACAATCCTTTCCAACGTCATTTCCAATATGGAATGGATCTTCAGATGAGTCCTGAAGCCATCTTTGAAATAGGTTGTGTACAGAATCAGGCTACAAGCCGTATGTATTGCTATGATTTCGGTCGTGGTTCTAACGGTGGTAACAATACTGCTCCGAATAAAGTATTTGCCGGTATACGTATGGTGCCGAGTTTCTATTACGGTGGTTATGACAACGCCGATAAACGTCGTGATGTCAGTGCAGTGGTTACCGGACTGGATGGTAAAGGTAATGAATTGGCATTTACTTTTAAGGCAGGTGCTAAGGTTGATGGAGGTATTTGCTTGAATAAATGGGATATTTGCCGCCAAAATCCTTACTTTGTCGGTCCTCAGATGGGGGCGGGTTTCAATATACCGATTATGCGTGTAGCTGATGTCATCTTGATGTTAGCGGAAGTGAAAGCAGGATTGGATGCAGATGCTGAAGCTATAGGCTTGGTTAATCAGATTCGTGAAAGAGCTTTTGGTGATGATTTGCATAATATTTCCGGTTTATCCGGTGAAGCTCTGAAAGAAGCTATTCTGATGGAACGTAAGTTTGAGCTTTTCGGTGAAGGGCATACCAGTTACGATCTGGTTCGGAGTGGTAAATTCTCACAAAAAGCAATGGAAGTACGTAATGAGATGTCAACCCTTGCTGAGAATCTGAAGACTAAAGGTTATCATGAATTTGAGAATGGCAACATATTACCCGCTTACATCTGGACAAAGCAGGTTGCAGGAGCCAAACTGACTTATGACTGTACGGATGAAAACGATCCTGTACTTTTCCCGGGATGGCGTGGTGTATTGGATTTTGCTCAGTTAGGATTGTCTGTTAATGGAACCAATCATAATACCGCTATCAAAGGGTTATTTGAATATATTGCTCCGGATAGTGAGACTGCGGCAGAATTAGAAGCGGAAGGATATGTAAAGACAGAGTGGGGAAGTACTCTTGCCGCCAATATTGATATATATCTGAGCAATATTCTTCCGGGCATTACATCGGAAGAGAGTGTTCCGTGTTATTACTGGCCTATTCCTTATGAGACAATCAGCCAATCCAAAGGAAAAGTGACAAATGGTTATGGACTGCCACAACAATAA